The Kitasatospora sp. NBC_00374 genome has a segment encoding these proteins:
- a CDS encoding helicase-associated domain-containing protein yields MTTTQSGSRPGRAAPRTLAEELRARSDQALTGLLRARPDLLNPVPGDLTQLAARLSSRASALRALERLDRFTLQVAEALAALPDGGPDTAVRTLLTGPARVKPHPAADPVDREAVAAALPAALAELREQALVWGPDSALRLVIAVREALTPSAANPGRTGLGPTLAEATVGMSPARLQQLLAGAGLPPTADPVTAIAALAGLLADRKRCAALLAGAPEPALALLERLVWGPPTGTVPDAARPVTVDEVRSPVEWLLARGLLLPSSAGSVVLPRELALHLRGGRSHRSVEAAPPALTATATRDPQAVDSAAAGQAYTAVRTVEELLDAWGLQPPATLRAGGLGVRDLKRAALILECPEPVAAFWLELAYTAGLLAPDGEADERWAPTPGYDLWLQQPTADRWAQLSRGWLTATRVAALTGSPDGKGKTRAALGPELDRTLAPLVRRAALGLLADLPPGSVAGAETLLPVLRWQRPLRGGPTGPDGRDLRDHLTEWTLGEAELLGVTGRGALAGPARALLTGADPVPLLDPLLPRPLDHVILQPDLTAVAPGPLLTPLAQALALCADVESKGGATVYRFTPESVRRALDAGRSAADLHTFLAQHSRTPVPQPLSYLIDDVARRHGVLRVGAASSYLRCDDPALLAEVLADRRAAELRLRLLAPTVLAAQAGPETLLSVVRQMGYAPVAESAEGDVVITRPDSHRTLPRTPPTPVPDGPPQPDEVLLAAALKAIRAGDRAATAVRRETVAGPAASVQQNGPARTDLRHLPRSAAADTLAALQTAVLLGERMWIGYINAEGLSSQRVVDPVKVEGGFVTAYDHLSDEVRTFALHRITGVAEVDED; encoded by the coding sequence ATGACCACCACGCAGAGCGGGTCGCGCCCCGGCCGGGCCGCCCCCCGCACGCTCGCCGAGGAGCTCCGCGCCCGGAGCGACCAGGCGCTCACCGGCCTGCTGCGCGCGCGGCCCGATCTGCTCAACCCGGTCCCCGGCGACCTGACCCAGCTGGCCGCCCGGCTCTCCAGCCGGGCCTCGGCCCTGCGCGCCCTGGAGCGCCTCGACCGGTTCACCCTGCAGGTCGCGGAGGCGCTGGCCGCGCTGCCCGACGGCGGCCCGGACACGGCCGTCCGCACCCTGCTGACCGGCCCGGCCCGGGTGAAGCCGCACCCGGCGGCCGATCCGGTCGACCGGGAGGCCGTCGCCGCCGCCCTGCCCGCGGCCCTCGCCGAGTTGCGCGAGCAGGCGCTGGTCTGGGGCCCGGACTCCGCCCTGCGGCTGGTGATCGCCGTCCGCGAGGCGCTCACCCCGAGCGCCGCGAACCCCGGCCGGACCGGCCTCGGCCCGACGCTGGCCGAGGCGACCGTCGGCATGTCCCCCGCCCGGCTCCAGCAGCTGCTGGCCGGCGCCGGCCTCCCGCCGACCGCCGACCCGGTCACCGCCATCGCCGCCCTGGCCGGCCTGCTCGCCGACCGCAAGCGCTGCGCCGCGCTGCTCGCCGGAGCACCCGAACCCGCCCTGGCCCTGTTGGAACGCCTGGTCTGGGGCCCGCCCACCGGCACCGTCCCGGACGCGGCGCGGCCGGTCACCGTCGACGAGGTCCGCAGCCCGGTCGAGTGGCTGCTCGCGCGCGGGCTGCTGCTGCCGTCCAGCGCCGGTTCCGTGGTGCTGCCCCGCGAACTCGCGCTCCACCTGCGGGGCGGCCGCAGCCACCGCTCGGTGGAAGCCGCTCCGCCCGCCCTCACCGCCACCGCCACCCGCGATCCACAGGCTGTGGACAGCGCCGCGGCCGGCCAGGCGTACACCGCCGTCCGCACCGTCGAGGAACTGCTGGACGCCTGGGGCCTGCAGCCGCCCGCCACCCTGCGGGCCGGCGGACTCGGCGTCCGCGACCTCAAGCGGGCCGCACTGATCCTGGAGTGCCCCGAGCCCGTCGCCGCGTTCTGGCTGGAACTCGCCTACACCGCGGGCCTGCTCGCCCCGGACGGTGAGGCCGACGAACGCTGGGCTCCCACCCCCGGCTACGACCTCTGGCTGCAGCAGCCCACCGCCGACCGCTGGGCACAGCTCTCCCGCGGCTGGCTCACCGCCACCCGGGTCGCCGCACTGACCGGCAGCCCCGACGGCAAGGGCAAGACCCGGGCCGCCCTCGGCCCCGAACTGGACCGCACCCTCGCCCCGCTGGTCCGCCGCGCCGCCCTGGGGCTGCTCGCCGACCTGCCGCCCGGCTCGGTGGCCGGCGCCGAGACGCTGCTGCCCGTGCTCCGCTGGCAGCGTCCGCTGCGCGGCGGGCCGACCGGCCCCGACGGCCGCGACCTGCGCGACCACCTCACCGAGTGGACCCTGGGCGAGGCCGAACTGCTCGGCGTCACCGGCCGCGGCGCGCTGGCCGGCCCGGCCCGCGCCCTGCTGACCGGCGCCGACCCCGTACCGCTGCTCGACCCGCTGCTGCCGCGGCCGCTGGACCACGTCATCCTGCAGCCCGACCTGACGGCCGTCGCCCCCGGCCCGCTGCTGACCCCGCTCGCCCAGGCACTCGCCCTGTGCGCGGACGTCGAGTCCAAGGGCGGCGCCACCGTCTACCGCTTCACCCCCGAATCGGTGCGCCGCGCGCTGGACGCCGGCCGCAGCGCCGCCGACCTGCACACCTTCCTCGCGCAGCACTCCCGTACGCCGGTGCCCCAGCCGCTCAGCTACCTGATCGACGACGTGGCCCGCCGGCACGGCGTGCTGCGGGTCGGCGCGGCCTCCTCGTACCTGCGCTGCGACGACCCGGCCCTGCTCGCCGAGGTGCTGGCCGACCGCCGGGCGGCCGAACTGCGGCTGCGGCTGCTGGCCCCGACCGTGCTGGCCGCCCAGGCCGGCCCGGAGACCCTGCTCTCGGTGGTCCGGCAGATGGGGTACGCGCCGGTCGCCGAGTCCGCCGAGGGCGACGTCGTGATCACCCGACCGGACAGCCACCGCACCCTGCCCCGGACGCCTCCCACCCCCGTACCGGACGGCCCGCCGCAACCCGACGAGGTGCTGCTCGCCGCCGCGCTCAAGGCGATCCGGGCCGGCGACCGGGCCGCCACCGCGGTACGCCGGGAGACGGTGGCCGGCCCGGCCGCCAGCGTGCAGCAGAACGGCCCCGCCCGCACCGACCTGCGCCACCTGCCGCGCAGCGCCGCCGCCGACACCCTGGCCGCGCTGCAGACGGCCGTGCTGCTCGGTGAACGGATGTGGATCGGGTACATCAACGCGGAGGGGCTGTCCTCGCAGCGGGTGGTCGACCCGGTCAAGGTCGAGGGCGGCTTCGTCACCGCGTACGACCATCTCTCGGACGAGGTCCGCACCTTCGCCCTGCACCGGATCACCGGCGTCGCCGAGGTCGACGAGGACTGA
- a CDS encoding DUF3027 domain-containing protein, with translation MRSRTPDRLCAEAVELARQAAGEAVGPESVGAHLGVQADGDRVVTHTFECLDAAYRGWHWAVTVARAPRAKNITLDETVLLPGQDAVLAPQWVPWSERLRPGDLGPGDLLPTGADDLRLEPGWTGEDEPAPNSVLALAAEEEVVVSDPDVQPAPARARIGAIAEELGLGRPRVLSRLGLHLAADRWESTFGPQTPMAQAAPASCTSCGFLVPIGGSLGQAFGVCGNEFGPADGQVVSLGYGCGAHSEAAVLPAPPVPSELILDETVVEPLQLRPDRTGGSVEPDAPAEELGHS, from the coding sequence ATGCGAAGCCGTACCCCGGACCGGCTCTGTGCCGAGGCCGTCGAACTCGCCCGCCAGGCCGCCGGGGAGGCGGTAGGCCCCGAGAGCGTGGGCGCCCACCTCGGCGTCCAGGCGGACGGCGACCGTGTCGTCACCCATACCTTCGAGTGTCTGGACGCCGCGTACCGCGGCTGGCACTGGGCCGTGACCGTGGCGCGGGCGCCACGGGCGAAGAACATCACGCTGGACGAGACCGTCCTGCTGCCGGGCCAGGACGCCGTCCTCGCCCCCCAGTGGGTGCCGTGGAGCGAGCGGCTGCGCCCCGGCGACCTCGGCCCCGGCGACCTGCTGCCGACCGGTGCCGACGACCTGCGCCTGGAGCCAGGCTGGACCGGCGAGGACGAGCCCGCCCCCAACTCCGTGCTGGCGCTGGCCGCCGAGGAGGAGGTCGTGGTCTCGGACCCGGACGTCCAGCCCGCGCCGGCCCGGGCCCGGATCGGTGCGATCGCCGAGGAGCTCGGCCTCGGCCGTCCCCGGGTGCTCTCCCGGCTCGGCCTGCACCTGGCCGCCGACCGCTGGGAGTCCACCTTCGGGCCGCAGACACCGATGGCCCAGGCGGCCCCGGCCTCCTGCACCAGCTGCGGCTTCCTGGTCCCGATCGGCGGCTCGCTCGGCCAGGCGTTCGGTGTGTGCGGCAACGAGTTCGGCCCGGCCGACGGCCAGGTGGTCTCGCTCGGCTACGGCTGCGGCGCGCACTCCGAGGCCGCTGTGCTGCCCGCCCCGCCCGTCCCGTCCGAGCTGATCCTGGACGAGACCGTGGTCGAGCCGCTGCAGCTGCGCCCGGACCGCACCGGCGGCTCGGTCGAGCCCGACGCCCCGGCCGAGGAGCTCGGCCACTCCTGA
- a CDS encoding class I SAM-dependent methyltransferase: protein MSDAQRRKAELARTFSLVAEEYEAHNGSFFNPVGARLVALAGPDAGHRVLDLGCGRGAVLFAAAAAVGPRGTAVGIDLAPGMVRCTAADAAARGLPQVAVRLGDAERPDFPDGSFDAVLSSFAVIHTPDPATALAAAHRLLTPGGVFGYTTFGAEEDPRWAEPSAALTAFAAGPRPATGSGAVDGRGRSAGPNSLARDAEGAAGLLRAAGFTTVRTVERDSVTHYANPQAWWDALWASGRRATLEAVPPERRPEARRAAFAALAPLTGPDGSLTRRTTIRYTTAVRPA, encoded by the coding sequence ATGTCGGACGCCCAGCGGCGCAAGGCCGAACTCGCCCGGACCTTCTCCCTCGTCGCCGAGGAGTACGAGGCGCACAACGGGTCCTTCTTCAATCCGGTCGGCGCGCGGCTGGTCGCCCTGGCCGGGCCGGACGCGGGCCACCGGGTGCTCGACCTCGGCTGCGGCCGGGGTGCGGTGCTGTTCGCGGCGGCCGCCGCCGTCGGCCCGCGGGGGACGGCGGTCGGGATCGACCTGGCGCCCGGGATGGTCCGGTGCACCGCGGCGGACGCCGCCGCACGCGGGCTGCCCCAGGTCGCCGTACGGCTCGGCGACGCCGAGCGGCCGGACTTCCCGGACGGCTCGTTCGACGCCGTCCTCTCCTCGTTCGCCGTCATCCACACCCCCGACCCGGCCACCGCCCTCGCCGCCGCCCACCGGCTGCTGACCCCGGGCGGGGTGTTCGGCTACACCACCTTCGGCGCGGAGGAGGACCCCCGCTGGGCCGAGCCCTCGGCGGCGCTCACCGCCTTCGCCGCCGGACCGCGGCCGGCGACAGGGTCGGGGGCGGTCGACGGGCGCGGCCGCTCGGCCGGCCCGAACTCGCTGGCCCGGGACGCGGAGGGGGCCGCCGGGCTGCTGCGGGCCGCCGGCTTCACCACCGTCCGCACCGTCGAACGGGACTCCGTCACCCACTACGCAAATCCGCAGGCCTGGTGGGACGCGCTGTGGGCGAGCGGGCGCCGGGCCACCCTGGAGGCCGTCCCGCCCGAGCGCCGCCCCGAGGCCCGCCGGGCCGCCTTCGCCGCGCTGGCGCCCCTGACCGGGCCCGACGGCAGCCTGACCCGCCGCACCACGATCCGCTACACGACGGCCGTGCGCCCGGCCTGA
- a CDS encoding MFS transporter — protein MPRQPTVPPAGEPEPQPEDDSARPARSRNVLTRGASAAGARTGKVVHGTGRRIRRATSAEGAGESGLAKLIELHALNSFGDMLITIALASTIFFSVPTGEARGRVALYLLITMAPFALLAPVIGPLLDRLPHGRRSAMAMSMLARAVLAWTMAGTIATGGLALYPEALGVLVASKAYGVVRSVVVPRLLPPQLSLVKANSRVTLAGLLATMVAAGVGGALHLIGPGWPLRGAFLVFVIGTLMAFHLPHKVDSAKGEQRAVLHSEEHGPARPKGVLRAVGPSVILALRGVASLRFLVGFLVMFLAFLIRNDPVGGLPETATLGIVAAAAGVGNALGSVFGSWLRTRGSEVIITTVLLLATVAAAAAAIWYGLLTVVVVAATAGMAASLGKLALDALIQRDVPEAVRTSAFARSETLLQLSWVAGGVVGISLPLNAVLGLALAAGVMCVSLLLTVWSLFRIGPHRSATRPRVA, from the coding sequence GTGCCGCGACAGCCGACGGTCCCCCCGGCCGGCGAACCGGAGCCGCAGCCGGAGGACGACTCGGCGCGGCCCGCCCGATCGCGCAACGTGCTGACCCGCGGCGCCTCCGCCGCCGGCGCGCGCACCGGCAAGGTGGTGCACGGCACCGGGCGGCGGATCCGGCGGGCGACCTCCGCCGAGGGCGCGGGCGAGTCCGGTCTGGCCAAGCTGATCGAGCTGCACGCGCTGAACTCCTTCGGCGACATGCTGATCACCATCGCGCTGGCCTCCACGATCTTCTTCTCGGTGCCGACCGGCGAGGCACGCGGCCGGGTCGCGCTCTACCTCCTGATCACGATGGCACCGTTCGCCCTGCTGGCCCCGGTGATCGGCCCGCTGCTGGACCGGCTGCCGCACGGCCGCCGCTCGGCGATGGCGATGTCCATGCTGGCCCGCGCGGTACTGGCCTGGACGATGGCCGGGACGATCGCCACCGGCGGGCTGGCGCTCTACCCGGAGGCACTGGGGGTGCTGGTCGCCTCCAAGGCGTACGGCGTGGTGCGCAGCGTGGTGGTGCCGCGGCTGCTGCCGCCGCAGCTGTCCCTGGTGAAGGCCAACTCCCGGGTCACGCTGGCCGGGCTGCTGGCGACCATGGTGGCCGCCGGGGTGGGCGGCGCGCTGCACCTGATCGGCCCGGGCTGGCCGCTGCGCGGGGCGTTCCTGGTGTTCGTGATCGGCACCCTGATGGCCTTCCACCTGCCGCACAAGGTGGACTCCGCGAAGGGCGAGCAGCGGGCGGTGCTGCACTCCGAGGAGCACGGGCCGGCCAGGCCCAAGGGGGTGCTGCGGGCGGTCGGCCCCTCGGTGATCCTGGCCCTGCGCGGGGTGGCCTCGCTGCGGTTCCTGGTGGGTTTCCTGGTGATGTTCCTGGCCTTCCTGATCCGCAACGACCCGGTCGGCGGCCTGCCGGAGACCGCGACGCTGGGCATCGTCGCGGCGGCGGCGGGGGTGGGCAACGCGCTGGGGTCGGTGTTCGGGTCCTGGCTGCGGACCAGGGGCTCCGAGGTGATTATCACGACGGTGCTGCTGCTGGCCACCGTGGCCGCCGCCGCGGCGGCGATCTGGTACGGGCTGCTGACCGTGGTCGTGGTGGCCGCGACGGCCGGCATGGCGGCCTCGCTGGGCAAGCTGGCACTCGACGCGCTGATCCAGCGGGACGTCCCGGAGGCGGTCCGGACCTCGGCCTTCGCCCGCTCGGAGACCCTGCTCCAGCTGTCCTGGGTGGCCGGCGGGGTGGTCGGCATCTCGCTGCCGCTGAACGCGGTGCTCGGCCTGGCGCTCGCGGCGGGGGTGATGTGCGTGTCGCTGCTGTTGACCGTCTGGTCGCTGTTCCGGATCGGCCCGCACCGCTCCGCGACCCGGCCCCGGGTGGCCTGA
- a CDS encoding alpha/beta hydrolase — translation MGLTSHKVLALSALVSVLLVVGTVWLWPRLARGGWAAVCGRIGTIVATQLAVVCTLGLAANNSFAFYSSWDDLLGTADNGPVTVENQFADGRRTAGIQQIGNENVRGANTVGRDPAVVGRLERIRIPGATTGLATEGYVYLPPQYFQPEYQNRRFPAAVAITGFPGDAKNLVTKLNYPATELQQIREGKMKPTVLVLMRPSPAMPRDTECEDVPGGPQAESYFAKDVPAAIRGSYRVGDAPGDWGLVGNSTGGYCALKLAMKHPEVFSAAVSLSGYYRAADDPTTGDLFGGQQQRRNEADLAWRLANLPHPGVALLVGGSKEGDGDYYESTRQFVAAAKGGPTRVSSITLETGGHNFNTWNRMLPASLDWLSEHLNAPS, via the coding sequence ATGGGTCTGACCAGTCACAAGGTGCTGGCGCTGTCCGCGCTGGTCTCGGTCCTGCTGGTGGTCGGGACGGTCTGGCTGTGGCCCCGGCTCGCCCGCGGCGGCTGGGCGGCGGTCTGCGGCCGGATCGGCACCATCGTCGCCACCCAGCTGGCCGTGGTCTGCACACTGGGGCTGGCGGCCAACAACTCGTTCGCCTTCTACAGCAGTTGGGACGATCTGCTGGGCACCGCGGACAACGGCCCGGTAACCGTCGAGAACCAGTTCGCCGACGGCCGCCGGACGGCCGGCATCCAGCAGATCGGCAACGAGAACGTGCGCGGCGCCAACACCGTCGGCCGGGACCCGGCCGTGGTCGGCCGGCTGGAGCGGATCCGGATCCCGGGCGCCACCACCGGCCTGGCCACCGAGGGTTACGTCTACCTGCCGCCGCAGTACTTCCAACCCGAGTACCAGAACCGCAGGTTCCCGGCCGCGGTGGCCATCACCGGCTTCCCCGGCGACGCCAAGAACCTGGTCACCAAGCTCAACTACCCCGCCACGGAGCTCCAGCAGATCCGGGAGGGGAAGATGAAGCCGACCGTGCTGGTTCTGATGCGCCCCTCCCCGGCGATGCCGCGCGACACCGAGTGCGAGGACGTACCCGGCGGCCCGCAGGCCGAGTCGTACTTCGCCAAGGACGTGCCGGCCGCGATCCGCGGCTCCTACCGGGTCGGCGACGCCCCCGGCGACTGGGGCCTGGTGGGCAACTCCACCGGCGGCTACTGCGCGCTCAAGCTGGCGATGAAGCACCCCGAGGTGTTCTCCGCCGCCGTCTCGCTCTCCGGCTACTACCGCGCGGCCGACGACCCGACCACCGGCGACCTGTTCGGCGGGCAGCAGCAGCGCCGCAACGAGGCCGACCTGGCCTGGCGGCTGGCCAACCTGCCGCACCCCGGGGTCGCCCTGCTGGTCGGCGGCAGCAAGGAGGGCGACGGCGACTACTACGAGAGCACCCGGCAGTTCGTCGCCGCCGCCAAGGGCGGGCCGACCCGGGTCTCCTCGATCACGCTGGAGACCGGCGGCCACAACTTCAACACCTGGAACCGGATGCTCCCGGCCTCGCTCGACTGGCTGAGCGAGCACCTGAACGCGCCCTCCTGA
- a CDS encoding 1,4-dihydroxy-6-naphthoate synthase, producing the protein MAEPLKVAYSPCPNDTFVFHAWAHGLVPGAAAPEVTFADIDLTNGMAERGELDLLKISYGQLPWVLEDYALLPCGGALGRGCGPLVLTAGERDAAALAGRTVAVPSERSTAYLLFRLWAAKAVPGGFGKIVVLPFHEIMPAVRDGRVDAGLVIHEARFTYRRYGLHSLADMGEAWELETGLPIPLGAIVARRALGADRLRELARTIRDSVTAAWDDPAASRGYVLAHAQEMDPDVADRHIALYVNEFTAELGEEGYAAVRALLTRAAEEGLAPAVDPGALAF; encoded by the coding sequence GTGGCTGAGCCGCTCAAGGTCGCCTACTCGCCCTGCCCCAACGACACCTTCGTCTTCCACGCCTGGGCGCACGGCCTGGTGCCGGGAGCGGCCGCGCCCGAGGTGACCTTCGCCGACATCGACCTGACCAACGGGATGGCCGAGCGCGGCGAGCTCGACCTGCTGAAGATCTCCTACGGGCAGCTGCCCTGGGTCCTGGAGGACTACGCGCTGCTGCCCTGCGGCGGGGCCCTGGGCCGGGGCTGCGGGCCGCTGGTGCTGACCGCCGGAGAGCGGGACGCGGCCGCGCTGGCGGGCCGGACGGTGGCCGTACCGAGCGAGCGCTCCACCGCGTACCTGCTGTTCCGGCTCTGGGCTGCGAAGGCGGTACCGGGCGGCTTCGGGAAGATCGTGGTGCTGCCGTTCCACGAGATCATGCCGGCCGTCCGGGACGGCCGGGTGGACGCCGGCCTGGTGATCCACGAGGCCCGGTTCACGTACCGGCGCTACGGGCTGCACAGCCTGGCCGACATGGGCGAGGCCTGGGAGCTGGAGACCGGCCTGCCGATCCCGCTCGGCGCGATCGTGGCCCGCCGCGCCCTGGGCGCCGATCGGCTGCGCGAGCTGGCCCGGACCATCCGCGACTCGGTCACGGCCGCCTGGGACGACCCGGCGGCCTCCCGCGGGTACGTGCTCGCGCACGCCCAGGAGATGGACCCGGACGTGGCGGACCGACACATCGCCCTGTACGTGAACGAGTTCACGGCCGAGCTCGGCGAGGAGGGCTACGCCGCGGTGCGCGCCCTGCTCACCCGGGCCGCCGAGGAGGGCTTGGCCCCCGCGGTCGACCCGGGTGCGCTGGCGTTCTGA
- a CDS encoding ABC transporter substrate-binding protein, whose protein sequence is MPHQLSRRTALTGLGAALLTGCTGLGTGGPRLAPPADGTGSPIPVPTPSATVTAATGPVVVPGGPIRVIALDTAELDSAMTLGITPVGAAKAPLDAGLPDYWPASRLAEVTEVGDIGNPDLVRMVGLDPQVILGNRGRDGARYDALSRLAPTVLTHAAGYPWKDNFQLHAAALGRREQAAAVVGAYNRHVVQAVQAIAAAGSGGRRISVLRFVEGSPGIRMAGKPSFIGTLLSDLQLGRPDAQNVDRFETEVTVEQLAQADADYLFHATYGDPERSGAAAVLAHPAWQALGAVKAHRAFPVEDQLWFEGIGYTGANLVIAELQRALGG, encoded by the coding sequence GTGCCGCACCAGCTGTCCCGCCGCACCGCGCTGACCGGGCTGGGCGCCGCACTGCTGACCGGCTGCACCGGCCTGGGCACCGGCGGCCCGAGGCTGGCGCCGCCCGCCGACGGCACCGGGAGCCCGATCCCCGTACCGACGCCCAGCGCCACCGTGACGGCCGCCACCGGGCCGGTCGTGGTGCCCGGCGGGCCGATCCGGGTGATCGCCCTGGACACCGCCGAACTGGACTCGGCGATGACCCTGGGCATCACCCCGGTGGGCGCCGCCAAGGCCCCCCTCGACGCCGGTCTGCCGGACTACTGGCCCGCGTCCCGGCTGGCCGAGGTCACCGAGGTCGGCGACATCGGCAACCCCGACCTGGTCCGGATGGTCGGCCTGGACCCGCAGGTGATCCTCGGCAACCGGGGCCGGGACGGCGCCCGCTACGACGCCCTGAGCCGCCTCGCGCCCACCGTCCTCACCCACGCCGCCGGCTACCCGTGGAAGGACAACTTCCAGCTGCACGCCGCCGCCCTGGGCCGCCGGGAGCAGGCCGCGGCCGTGGTCGGCGCCTACAACCGGCACGTCGTCCAGGCCGTTCAGGCGATCGCCGCGGCCGGCTCGGGCGGCCGGCGGATCAGCGTGCTGCGCTTCGTCGAGGGCTCCCCCGGCATCCGGATGGCCGGGAAGCCCAGCTTCATCGGCACCCTGCTCAGCGACCTTCAACTCGGGCGGCCGGACGCGCAGAACGTCGACCGCTTCGAGACCGAGGTCACCGTCGAGCAGCTCGCCCAGGCCGACGCCGACTACCTCTTCCACGCGACCTACGGCGATCCGGAGCGGTCCGGCGCCGCGGCCGTCCTGGCCCACCCCGCCTGGCAGGCGCTCGGCGCCGTGAAGGCTCACCGGGCGTTCCCGGTCGAGGACCAGCTGTGGTTCGAGGGCATCGGCTACACCGGCGCCAACCTGGTCATCGCCGAGCTCCAACGCGCCCTGGGCGGCTGA
- a CDS encoding HAD family hydrolase, with product MALTVGFDLDMTLLDTRPGIKATYDVLSAETGTFIDSDLAVSRLGPPLVQEIGQWFPAERVAEMADRYRALYPDHAVPRTLVLPGAFEAVQAVRERGGRVAVITGKYEPNARLHLDGVGLRADVLVGDLWAETKGAALREHGASVYVGDHLGDVVGARTAGAVAVAVATGPYSAQELAEAGADVVLADLTAFPAWLAGYSG from the coding sequence ATGGCGCTCACCGTTGGTTTCGACCTCGACATGACCCTGCTCGACACCCGTCCCGGGATCAAGGCCACCTACGACGTGCTGTCCGCGGAGACCGGCACGTTCATCGACAGCGACCTCGCGGTCAGCCGGCTCGGGCCGCCGCTGGTGCAGGAGATCGGCCAGTGGTTCCCGGCCGAGCGGGTCGCGGAGATGGCCGACCGCTACCGGGCGCTCTACCCGGACCACGCGGTGCCCCGCACCCTGGTGCTGCCGGGCGCCTTCGAGGCCGTGCAGGCGGTCCGCGAGCGGGGCGGCCGGGTTGCGGTGATCACCGGCAAGTACGAGCCCAACGCCCGCCTGCACCTGGACGGCGTCGGCCTGCGGGCGGACGTCCTGGTGGGTGACCTGTGGGCGGAGACCAAGGGCGCCGCACTGCGAGAGCACGGCGCGAGCGTGTACGTCGGCGACCACCTCGGCGACGTCGTGGGCGCCCGGACGGCCGGCGCGGTCGCGGTCGCGGTGGCCACCGGCCCGTACAGCGCGCAGGAGCTGGCCGAGGCCGGCGCCGACGTGGTGCTGGCGGACCTGACCGCGTTCCCGGCCTGGCTGGCGGGCTACTCCGGCTGA
- a CDS encoding futalosine hydrolase: MSASDDERPGLQQAGLLVVVAVQAEADAVLRALPGGARPLPVPGGGELRRAEPADGVPVDVLVGGVGPAAAAAGTAAALSARRYALVVSAGIAGGFAPGAPIGSLVVAGRIVAADLGAETPEGFQDVARLGFGTVRHSPPPAAVRLASDALGAACGDVLTVSTVTGSAERAAILAARHPGALAEAMEGFGVAEAAARFGTPAFEIRAVSNAVGPRDRAAWRIGEALGALERAFHTLPYRALLQEVSRG, from the coding sequence ATGAGCGCGTCCGACGACGAGCGGCCCGGCCTCCAGCAGGCCGGGCTGCTCGTCGTCGTCGCGGTGCAGGCCGAGGCGGACGCGGTGCTGCGTGCGCTGCCCGGCGGCGCCCGGCCGCTGCCCGTACCGGGCGGCGGTGAACTGCGGCGCGCCGAACCGGCCGACGGCGTGCCGGTGGACGTGCTGGTCGGCGGCGTCGGCCCGGCCGCCGCGGCGGCCGGCACCGCGGCCGCGCTGTCCGCCCGGCGGTACGCCCTGGTGGTGTCGGCCGGGATCGCGGGCGGCTTCGCGCCCGGCGCGCCGATCGGCTCGCTGGTGGTGGCCGGGCGGATCGTGGCCGCCGACCTGGGCGCCGAGACGCCCGAGGGCTTCCAGGACGTCGCCCGGCTGGGTTTCGGGACCGTCCGGCACTCCCCGCCACCCGCGGCCGTCCGGCTGGCCTCGGACGCCCTGGGGGCCGCCTGTGGCGACGTGCTGACGGTCTCCACCGTCACCGGCAGCGCCGAGCGGGCCGCGATCCTGGCCGCCCGTCACCCCGGGGCGCTGGCCGAGGCGATGGAGGGCTTCGGGGTGGCCGAGGCGGCCGCCCGGTTCGGGACGCCGGCCTTCGAGATCCGGGCCGTGTCGAACGCCGTCGGGCCGCGCGACCGTGCGGCCTGGCGGATCGGAGAGGCGCTGGGGGCACTGGAGCGGGCCTTCCACACGCTGCCGTACCGAGCGCTGCTCCAGGAGGTCTCCCGTGGCTGA
- a CDS encoding cold-shock protein, whose translation MPTGQVKWFNETKGYGFLSRDDGGEVFVHTKALPTGVTALRPGQRVEFGIVAGHRGDQAMSVTLLEALPSVAAAQRKSADDMAPIVQDLITTLDAVLPGLQRGRYPAKPTGQNLAVLLRAVAEQFDI comes from the coding sequence ATGCCCACCGGCCAGGTCAAGTGGTTCAACGAGACGAAGGGCTACGGCTTCCTGTCGCGCGACGACGGCGGCGAGGTCTTCGTCCACACCAAGGCGCTGCCCACCGGCGTCACCGCGCTGCGGCCGGGGCAGCGGGTCGAGTTCGGCATCGTCGCCGGTCACCGCGGTGACCAGGCGATGAGTGTCACCCTGCTGGAGGCCCTGCCGTCGGTGGCGGCGGCCCAGCGCAAGAGCGCGGACGACATGGCCCCGATCGTGCAGGATCTGATCACCACGCTCGACGCCGTCCTGCCCGGGCTGCAGCGCGGCCGCTACCCGGCCAAGCCGACCGGTCAGAATCTGGCCGTGCTGCTGCGCGCGGTGGCCGAGCAGTTCGACATCTGA